A single window of Chitinophaga sp. XS-30 DNA harbors:
- the fbp gene encoding class 1 fructose-bisphosphatase → MKLNQRVMTLDEFTIQELRNYPGATGQLSGLLRDIGLASKRVNVEVNKAGIADILGEAGKTNVQGESVKKLDEFANDQLINSLGTSIYCCGVASEENEEFIPFTDEHSKNSKYVVLIDPLDGSGNIDVNVSIGTIFSVYRRLTPNGTPCELEDFLQPGNRQIAAGYIIYGSSTMLVYATRRSVQGFTLDPSIGEFCLSHPNLKVPEDSDIFSVNMGYYHLYDEKTREAIQLFMAKDNKGKVYRHRFVGCMVSEIHRTLIQGGIFMYPAFGKYSQGRLRLCYECNPMSFLMEKAGGLAIADSERRLLDIKPTELHQRIPVFIGSKNMIETVQAVIR, encoded by the coding sequence ATGAAACTGAACCAACGAGTGATGACCCTGGACGAGTTCACTATCCAGGAACTGCGTAATTACCCCGGTGCAACCGGCCAGCTATCAGGCCTTTTGCGGGATATCGGACTGGCCTCAAAGAGAGTGAATGTAGAAGTGAACAAAGCCGGTATTGCGGATATTCTCGGCGAAGCCGGCAAAACCAATGTACAGGGAGAATCTGTTAAAAAACTGGATGAATTTGCCAATGACCAGCTGATCAACTCACTGGGAACCAGCATCTATTGCTGTGGTGTTGCGTCCGAAGAGAATGAAGAATTTATCCCTTTTACTGACGAACATTCCAAAAATTCAAAATATGTTGTGCTGATAGACCCGCTGGACGGCTCGGGCAATATTGATGTGAATGTTTCTATCGGCACCATTTTCTCCGTTTACCGCAGATTGACGCCCAATGGCACGCCCTGCGAGCTGGAGGACTTCCTGCAGCCCGGCAACCGCCAGATCGCTGCCGGTTACATCATCTACGGCTCTTCCACCATGCTGGTGTACGCCACCCGGCGGAGCGTGCAGGGCTTTACGCTGGACCCCAGCATCGGCGAGTTCTGCCTGTCGCACCCCAACCTGAAGGTGCCGGAAGACAGTGATATTTTCTCAGTGAACATGGGCTACTACCATTTGTACGACGAAAAGACCCGGGAAGCCATCCAGTTGTTCATGGCAAAGGATAATAAAGGAAAGGTGTACCGCCACCGTTTCGTGGGCTGCATGGTCTCCGAGATCCACCGCACCCTCATACAGGGCGGCATTTTCATGTACCCGGCGTTCGGAAAATACAGCCAGGGCCGCCTGCGGTTATGCTATGAATGCAACCCGATGTCCTTCCTCATGGAAAAAGCGGGAGGGCTCGCTATTGCAGACAGCGAAAGGCGATTGCTCGATATCAAACCCACGGAGCTGCATCAGCGCATCCCCGTATTCATCGGCTCAAAGAACATGATCGAAACGGTGCAGGCTGTCATCCGGTAA
- a CDS encoding ABC transporter ATP-binding protein — protein MEKRKIIEVKDLVKQYGDFTAVKGISFDVYENEVFGLLGPNGAGKSTTLEIIETLRQKTSGTVIVDGINLDEDPGAIKKIIGVQLQSSGYYPGLNLLELVELFGGLYNQPVNARELLKEFNLEDKATAKFKALSGGQKQRFSIATTLINKPRIIFLDEPTTGLDPQARRNLWTLIQQVKEQGTTVVITTHYMDEAEFLCDRCAIVDSGRVIALDSPDALIDQLVAGGFERKKEVKPANLEDVFIQLTGKDLREE, from the coding sequence ATGGAAAAACGGAAGATCATAGAGGTGAAAGACCTGGTGAAACAGTACGGCGATTTCACGGCGGTGAAAGGGATCAGCTTCGATGTGTATGAAAATGAGGTATTTGGCCTGCTCGGTCCCAATGGCGCCGGGAAATCCACTACCCTGGAGATCATTGAAACCCTGCGGCAGAAGACCTCCGGGACGGTGATCGTGGATGGCATCAACCTGGATGAAGACCCCGGAGCCATTAAAAAGATCATCGGGGTACAGCTGCAATCCTCCGGATATTACCCCGGGCTGAACCTGCTGGAACTGGTGGAACTGTTCGGGGGACTGTACAACCAGCCGGTGAATGCCCGCGAGCTGCTGAAGGAATTCAACCTGGAAGACAAGGCCACGGCGAAGTTCAAAGCTTTGTCCGGCGGCCAGAAGCAACGTTTTTCCATTGCTACCACCCTGATCAACAAACCCAGGATCATTTTCCTGGATGAGCCGACAACGGGACTGGACCCCCAGGCGCGCCGCAACCTCTGGACGCTGATCCAGCAGGTAAAAGAACAAGGGACCACCGTTGTGATCACCACCCATTATATGGATGAAGCGGAGTTTTTGTGCGACCGCTGTGCGATCGTGGACAGCGGCCGCGTTATTGCACTGGATTCTCCCGATGCGCTGATCGACCAGCTCGTAGCCGGCGGTTTCGAACGCAAAAAGGAAGTGAAGCCGGCCAACCTCGAGGATGTGTTCATTCAGCTGACGGGGAAGGACCTGCGGGAAGAATAG
- a CDS encoding CAP domain-containing protein yields the protein MFREKKFYQILVLSVAVFLSSQALACSKPVSGAATGTVRSSGNMEEDILYYVNKYRKSKGLAALVMNEVLNTEARGHSRSMANGRSAFGHDGFESRIDDISKKLGRVSAAAENVAYGNLNAEAVVNGWIKSPGHRKNMLGNFNMIGIGTAKGKGNITYFTQIFINKPAASK from the coding sequence ATGTTCAGAGAGAAGAAATTTTACCAGATCCTTGTACTATCCGTCGCCGTATTTTTATCCTCCCAGGCGCTGGCCTGCAGCAAACCGGTGAGCGGCGCAGCCACCGGTACGGTGAGATCATCCGGCAATATGGAAGAGGACATTCTTTACTACGTTAACAAGTACCGTAAATCCAAAGGCCTCGCCGCCCTGGTGATGAATGAAGTGCTGAATACGGAAGCGCGCGGACACAGCAGGTCCATGGCCAATGGCCGCAGCGCATTCGGCCATGATGGTTTTGAAAGCCGTATCGACGATATCTCCAAAAAGCTGGGCCGTGTAAGCGCTGCCGCGGAGAATGTGGCCTACGGCAACCTGAACGCCGAAGCTGTGGTGAACGGATGGATCAAAAGCCCCGGCCACCGCAAGAACATGCTGGGCAACTTTAACATGATCGGCATCGGTACGGCAAAGGGGAAAGGGAATATTACCTATTTCACCCAGATCTTCATCAACAAACCGGCGGCATCCAAATAG
- a CDS encoding aspartate kinase gives MKVFKFGGASLETIERIQQVGKIIQSCSDDQLLVVISAMGKTTNELEKVAQNYFLRKREIAAQLLYNIEQYHLQVAEQLLGTREHNLFIQLQQFFTEAEWTLGEKPLRPYDYYYDQIVGLGELLSTAIVSAYFNQTGITNVWLDVRDVFRTDDTFRDANIDWEVTQRQVNEKVLPLFNTANIVIAQGFIGSTDQNESVTLGREGSDFSAAVFANLLNAESQTIWKDVEGLKNADPKLFPNTINIPEISFGEVIEMAYYGAQVIHPKTIKPLQNKQIPLYVKCFLNKDLPGTVIREDADHRSLPPIIVLKKNQVLITITSRDFAFITEDKISEIYDIFHAKKIKINLTQNGAISFSCCIDNNPEKIELLIKVLHEGFRISYNEGLELLTVRHYKNGLLDELTNGRKILLEQRSDSTVQMVVK, from the coding sequence ATGAAAGTTTTCAAATTTGGCGGCGCAAGTTTAGAAACCATTGAGCGCATTCAACAAGTAGGCAAAATCATCCAGTCCTGCTCAGATGACCAGCTTCTCGTAGTGATCTCTGCCATGGGAAAAACCACCAATGAACTGGAAAAGGTGGCGCAGAACTACTTTTTGCGTAAACGGGAGATCGCCGCTCAACTGTTATACAATATAGAACAATACCACCTCCAGGTGGCGGAGCAACTGCTCGGCACAAGGGAACATAACCTGTTCATCCAGCTGCAGCAGTTCTTTACGGAAGCGGAATGGACCCTGGGTGAAAAACCGCTCCGGCCATATGATTACTATTATGATCAGATAGTGGGACTGGGGGAACTGCTCAGCACCGCTATCGTCAGTGCTTACTTTAACCAGACCGGCATTACCAATGTATGGCTGGACGTACGCGATGTGTTCCGCACAGATGATACGTTCAGGGACGCGAATATCGATTGGGAGGTAACGCAGCGGCAGGTAAATGAAAAAGTGCTTCCCCTCTTCAATACCGCCAATATCGTCATTGCACAGGGCTTCATCGGCAGTACGGACCAGAATGAAAGCGTCACCCTCGGCCGTGAGGGCAGTGACTTTTCCGCCGCCGTATTCGCCAATCTGCTGAATGCTGAGAGCCAGACCATCTGGAAGGATGTGGAAGGCCTAAAAAATGCCGACCCCAAGCTCTTCCCCAATACGATCAATATTCCCGAGATCAGTTTCGGAGAAGTGATAGAAATGGCCTACTATGGCGCGCAGGTTATCCATCCGAAAACGATCAAACCGCTGCAGAACAAACAAATACCGCTATACGTTAAATGTTTCCTGAATAAAGACCTCCCCGGCACCGTGATCCGCGAAGATGCGGACCATCGCTCCCTGCCGCCTATCATCGTGCTGAAAAAGAACCAGGTGCTGATTACCATCACCTCCCGTGATTTTGCCTTTATCACGGAAGACAAGATCAGTGAGATCTATGATATCTTCCATGCCAAAAAGATCAAGATCAATCTCACCCAGAACGGCGCGATCAGTTTTTCCTGCTGTATCGATAATAACCCGGAAAAAATAGAGCTGCTGATCAAAGTCCTGCATGAAGGGTTCAGGATCTCCTATAATGAGGGACTGGAACTGCTCACCGTCCGTCATTATAAAAACGGTTTGCTGGATGAGTTGACCAATGGGCGGAAAATACTGCTGGAGCAGCGGTCTGACAGTACCGTGCAAATGGTGGTGAAATGA